The Patescibacteria group bacterium genome window below encodes:
- a CDS encoding calcium/sodium antiporter has protein sequence MLTYILFVLGFIFLIKGADLLVDGASSLAKKFKISSLVIGLTIVAFGTSAPELIVNIIASAKGNTELAIGNILGSNISNIFLILGISAIIFPLAVKKNTTWKEIPLSLLAVLVVGFLANDALIDKKIFSALTRIDGLVLLSFFTIFIYYTFGMSRDGGYEANEDIKQFSNTKSTLFIIAGLAGLFFGGKWIVDGAVKIATTLDISESLIGLTVVAIGTSLPELATSAIAAYKKQADIAVGNVVGSNIFNIFWILGISSIIRPLPFKTDMNMDIGMVIMASFALFIFMFIGKKHILERWQGIFFLITYISYVTFLVIKG, from the coding sequence ATGCTAACTTACATTCTCTTTGTCTTGGGATTTATTTTTTTGATCAAGGGCGCAGACCTCTTGGTGGATGGCGCCTCATCTTTGGCTAAAAAATTTAAAATATCCAGTCTGGTTATCGGTCTTACAATAGTCGCTTTTGGCACTTCCGCGCCGGAATTAATTGTAAATATAATCGCCAGCGCCAAAGGTAACACTGAACTGGCTATCGGTAATATTCTGGGTAGTAATATTTCTAATATCTTTCTGATTTTAGGAATATCAGCCATTATTTTTCCCTTAGCGGTTAAGAAAAATACAACATGGAAAGAGATCCCATTGTCCCTTTTGGCTGTATTGGTAGTTGGTTTTTTAGCTAACGACGCCTTAATTGATAAAAAAATTTTTTCTGCGTTAACTCGTATTGACGGATTGGTTTTATTATCTTTCTTTACTATTTTTATATATTATACTTTTGGCATGTCCAGAGACGGCGGCTATGAGGCAAATGAAGATATCAAACAATTTAGCAACACTAAATCGACTCTTTTTATTATAGCCGGTCTGGCTGGTTTATTTTTTGGCGGCAAATGGATTGTTGACGGCGCGGTTAAAATAGCGACAACTTTAGATATTAGCGAATCTTTGATTGGTTTAACCGTTGTTGCAATCGGCACATCGCTTCCGGAACTTGCTACCTCTGCGATAGCTGCTTATAAAAAACAAGCTGATATCGCTGTCGGCAATGTGGTTGGTTCAAACATTTTTAATATTTTTTGGATTTTGGGAATAAGTTCAATTATCAGGCCACTCCCCTTTAAGACAGACATGAACATGGATATTGGAATGGTAATTATGGCCAGCTTTGCTCTGTTTATTTTTATGTTTATTGGTAAAAAACACATCCTGGAAAGATGGCAAGGGATATTCTTTTTAATTACATATATCTCGTACGTCACTTTCCTTGTTATAAAGGGTTAA
- a CDS encoding GNAT family N-acetyltransferase, which produces MANPEMGGPTPETQEKEIKVEGLADFDMEYFKNLEGKDGWIALGQENCKNQKYHTVIGEGGEKLGIVGVYDTEDEQNITHIVIDQKYRGKGLVPKFYEALMGKEDLNTLIATIDRKNRPSIVSHERAGFKKVSDEAYENEFDKFKYKYEKPQNE; this is translated from the coding sequence ATGGCTAATCCGGAAATGGGCGGACCCACGCCCGAAACGCAAGAAAAAGAAATTAAAGTCGAGGGACTTGCCGATTTTGATATGGAATATTTTAAAAATCTCGAAGGCAAGGATGGCTGGATCGCGCTTGGCCAGGAAAATTGCAAAAACCAGAAGTATCACACTGTTATTGGCGAAGGCGGAGAAAAACTTGGCATTGTCGGCGTTTATGATACCGAGGATGAACAGAATATCACCCATATTGTCATTGACCAAAAATACCGCGGCAAAGGACTGGTACCCAAATTTTACGAGGCACTGATGGGCAAAGAAGATCTGAACACATTGATAGCCACAATCGATAGGAAAAACCGACCGTCAATTGTTTCTCACGAACGCGCCGGTTTTAAAAAAGTAAGCGACGAAGCGTACGAAAACGAATTTGATAAATTTAAATACAAATACGAAAAACCCCAAAATGAATAA
- a CDS encoding ATP-dependent DNA helicase, with the protein MDDLLKDLNQAQREAVAHDTGPLLIVAGAGTGKTTVITRRLAFLILEKKIKPDEILALTFTEKAAGEMEERADQLLPYGYVDLWISTFHSFCERILKEHAIDIGLPGDFKLLNQTEQWLLVRQNLERFNLDYYRPLGNPTKFIHSLLKHFSRAKDEEIWPETYLDYAENLKLNKDSTIIEDKDRLLEVASAYHTYDQLLLENNALDFGDLINYTLKLFRTRPAILEKYRQKFKYILVDEFQDTNWAQYELIKMLALPKNNLTVVGDDDQSIYKFRGASISNIMQFKNDFSECREIIITDNYRTKQNILDLAYKFIKQNDPNRLEAKLGIVKKLSAKRDGEGIVEHLHCKTADQEARTVAEKILELKKIDTAISYQDFAILVRANNQAEMFMGVLDQYGIPYHFLASSGLYSKPVILDIIAYLKTLDNYHESTALYRVLNMPFVDLVYDDLLAMNFSVKKKNWSLYEAMKHAAAVGVSGDGLRKINKILGFIERHTAIAREWGVSKVVFKFLEDFQYLTNLTKRAEKGDSHAAEDIGYINNFLKKIEEFERANPDKSIKNFMAELDMALESGEEGSLAGSFDEGPDTVKILTVHGAKGLEFKYVFIVNLVDLRFPSTDRKEPIEMPTALVKEILPQGDIHLEEERRLFYVAMTRARDGLFLTSALDYGGQRKKKLSRFLVELGFITPEVISPTGQVYFDEEAAAAPSEKGIKKLWLPSKFSFTQLKAFETCPLQYKFAHVLVVPTRGKFNFSFGKTMHSTLQKFFDQISKKENNKQADLFGQSIAMGTAPSVEELLKIYEETWINDWYESKSHEEEYKKRGRSMLREFYKKHEGNWPKTKYLENGFNLKIGDYTVRGAIDRVDVVPGGVEIIDYKTGSVPKDEKFLDKDQLLIYQAAASEVLGEKPIMLSYYYLEANEKMSFLGTDKEVQEIKEKIVETIQEIKKSEFSPKPSLFTCKNCDFKDICEHRII; encoded by the coding sequence ATGGACGACTTATTAAAGGATTTAAATCAAGCGCAGAGAGAGGCCGTGGCGCATGATACTGGTCCGCTTTTGATTGTGGCTGGCGCGGGGACGGGAAAGACAACAGTCATCACAAGGCGGCTGGCTTTTTTGATTTTAGAAAAAAAAATCAAGCCGGACGAAATTTTGGCTCTGACTTTTACGGAAAAAGCGGCCGGGGAAATGGAAGAGCGCGCCGACCAACTTTTGCCATACGGTTATGTTGATCTTTGGATTTCCACATTTCACTCTTTTTGCGAGCGAATTTTGAAAGAACACGCGATTGATATTGGTTTGCCTGGGGATTTTAAACTTTTAAATCAAACTGAGCAGTGGTTGCTTGTCCGGCAAAATTTAGAGAGATTTAATTTGGATTATTATCGGCCGCTCGGTAATCCGACAAAATTTATTCATTCGCTCCTGAAACATTTCAGCCGAGCGAAGGATGAAGAAATTTGGCCGGAAACATATCTGGATTACGCGGAGAATTTAAAATTAAACAAAGACAGCACGATTATTGAAGATAAAGATCGGCTGCTTGAAGTGGCGAGTGCGTACCACACTTACGATCAATTACTTTTAGAAAATAACGCCCTGGATTTTGGCGATTTGATAAATTATACTTTAAAACTTTTTCGTACCCGGCCGGCGATTTTAGAAAAATACCGGCAAAAGTTTAAGTATATTTTGGTTGATGAGTTTCAGGACACAAACTGGGCGCAGTATGAGCTTATAAAAATGCTCGCTCTGCCCAAGAATAATTTAACGGTTGTCGGCGACGACGATCAATCAATATATAAATTTCGTGGCGCGTCGATTTCCAACATCATGCAGTTTAAAAATGATTTTTCGGAATGCCGCGAAATTATTATCACGGATAATTATCGCACTAAACAAAATATTTTGGATTTGGCATATAAATTCATAAAGCAAAACGACCCAAACCGGCTGGAAGCGAAATTAGGAATTGTAAAAAAACTTTCGGCAAAAAGAGATGGTGAGGGAATTGTTGAGCACTTGCATTGTAAAACCGCCGACCAAGAAGCACGGACCGTGGCCGAGAAAATTTTGGAATTGAAAAAAATTGACACGGCAATTAGCTATCAGGACTTTGCGATTTTGGTCCGCGCAAATAATCAGGCGGAAATGTTCATGGGCGTTCTGGATCAGTACGGCATTCCATATCATTTTTTAGCTTCGAGCGGGCTTTATTCCAAGCCAGTAATTTTGGACATTATTGCATATCTCAAAACTTTGGACAATTATCATGAGTCAACAGCTCTATACCGCGTTTTAAATATGCCGTTTGTAGATTTAGTTTATGACGATCTTCTCGCTATGAATTTTTCAGTGAAGAAAAAGAACTGGTCGCTCTACGAAGCGATGAAACACGCGGCGGCGGTCGGCGTCTCTGGTGATGGTCTTAGAAAAATTAATAAAATTTTAGGATTTATTGAGCGGCACACAGCAATTGCTCGCGAGTGGGGAGTGAGTAAAGTTGTTTTTAAATTTTTAGAAGATTTTCAATATCTTACTAATTTGACAAAACGCGCTGAGAAAGGGGATTCGCATGCGGCGGAAGACATCGGCTATATTAATAATTTTTTAAAAAAGATAGAAGAATTTGAAAGAGCAAATCCCGATAAGTCAATTAAAAATTTTATGGCTGAGCTTGATATGGCTCTTGAATCCGGAGAAGAAGGATCGCTTGCGGGAAGTTTTGATGAAGGACCGGACACGGTGAAAATCTTGACGGTGCATGGCGCAAAAGGTTTGGAATTTAAATATGTTTTTATTGTGAATTTAGTAGATTTGCGTTTTCCCTCAACCGACCGAAAAGAACCGATTGAAATGCCAACCGCGCTCGTTAAAGAAATTTTGCCGCAAGGCGACATTCATCTTGAAGAAGAGCGCAGGCTTTTTTATGTGGCAATGACCCGGGCGCGCGATGGATTATTTTTAACTTCAGCTTTGGATTATGGCGGACAGAGAAAAAAGAAATTATCACGCTTTTTGGTTGAACTCGGGTTTATTACACCAGAAGTGATTTCTCCGACCGGCCAGGTTTATTTTGATGAGGAAGCAGCGGCTGCGCCGAGTGAAAAAGGTATAAAAAAATTATGGTTGCCAAGTAAATTTAGTTTTACTCAACTCAAGGCGTTTGAAACCTGCCCATTACAATATAAATTCGCTCATGTTTTAGTCGTGCCGACGCGGGGAAAATTTAATTTCAGTTTTGGGAAAACCATGCACAGCACTTTGCAGAAATTTTTTGATCAGATCTCAAAAAAAGAAAATAATAAACAGGCCGACCTTTTTGGGCAAAGTATAGCGATGGGAACGGCGCCATCGGTTGAGGAACTTTTAAAAATTTATGAAGAAACCTGGATTAATGATTGGTACGAAAGCAAAAGCCACGAAGAAGAGTATAAAAAACGTGGGAGAAGTATGCTTCGTGAATTTTATAAAAAACACGAAGGCAATTGGCCCAAAACAAAATATCTGGAAAATGGTTTTAATCTAAAAATTGGGGATTATACAGTGCGCGGAGCAATAGATAGAGTGGACGTTGTCCCGGGTGGTGTGGAAATTATTGATTATAAAACCGGCAGCGTGCCGAAAGATGAAAAATTTTTAGATAAAGACCAGCTCCTAATCTATCAGGCGGCGGCATCCGAAGTGCTTGGCGAAAAACCAATAATGCTCAGTTATTATTATTTGGAAGCTAATGAAAAGATGTCTTTTCTTGGCACAGATAAGGAAGTCCAGGAAATTAAGGAAAAAATCGTGGAGACAATTCAAGAAATAAAAAAGAGCGAGTTTTCTCCCAAGCCAAGTTTATTCACTTGTAAAAATTGTGATTTTAAAGATATTTGCGAACACCGGATAATTTGA
- a CDS encoding DUF721 domain-containing protein produces the protein MFTPLKNILEKNIRQSGISHQVLAAQAIEKFNQILVEIFGPGVGRRARAMYLRGKILTVGCLSSVVTQEIYLKRGKIMKELNRRLGREVVADLKFKM, from the coding sequence ATGTTCACTCCATTAAAAAACATCCTAGAAAAAAATATCCGCCAATCCGGTATTTCTCACCAAGTTTTGGCCGCTCAGGCAATTGAAAAATTCAACCAAATTTTGGTAGAGATTTTTGGGCCGGGAGTGGGGCGGCGGGCGAGAGCGATGTATTTACGCGGAAAAATTTTAACTGTCGGTTGTCTGTCGTCGGTTGTAACACAAGAGATTTATTTAAAGCGTGGAAAAATTATGAAAGAATTGAATCGACGGCTCGGCAGGGAAGTAGTGGCTGATTTAAAATTTAAGATGTGA
- a CDS encoding aminoacyl--tRNA ligase-related protein codes for MLQSKLFYKATKEISEEEKSVNAQLLVRAGFVDKLMAGVYTYLPFGLRVLNKIKKVIREEINAIGGQEILMPALTPKENWITTGRWDTIDVLFKLEGSGGKEYALGSTHEEIVTPLVKKIVNSYKDLPVTVYQIQDKFRDEPRAKSGLLRGREFSMKDLYSFHADEADLDAYYEKAKEAYLEIFRRLGLDAIVVEASGGTFSKYSHEFQVLTESGEDVIFYCEKCRYAQNKEIAEYKAGDKCPKCGGKILEGKAIEVGNIFKLKTKFSEAFDLNFLDKEGKKKLAVMGCYGIGPSRVMGAIAEVSHDEKGIIWPPEAAPFDVHLVALFGKDEGKNKKIKNESEKLLESLQKACFEVLYDDREEASSGVKLAESDLFGIPFRLVISEKTLDKSSVEVKKRSEQEVELVKLNKVEKFLKK; via the coding sequence ATGTTACAATCTAAACTTTTTTACAAAGCAACAAAAGAAATTTCAGAAGAAGAAAAAAGCGTTAACGCGCAACTGTTAGTGCGCGCGGGTTTTGTTGATAAATTAATGGCTGGAGTTTATACCTATTTACCTTTTGGTCTGCGGGTTTTGAATAAGATTAAAAAAGTCATTCGCGAAGAAATAAACGCTATCGGCGGCCAGGAAATTTTGATGCCGGCCTTAACGCCAAAAGAAAATTGGATAACTACTGGACGTTGGGACACGATTGATGTTTTATTTAAATTGGAAGGTTCTGGCGGGAAAGAATACGCGCTTGGTTCAACTCACGAAGAAATTGTAACACCGCTTGTTAAAAAAATAGTGAATTCATATAAAGATTTGCCCGTTACCGTTTATCAGATTCAGGATAAATTCCGCGATGAGCCTCGGGCGAAATCCGGACTTTTGCGCGGGCGGGAATTTTCCATGAAAGATCTTTATAGTTTTCACGCGGATGAAGCAGATTTGGATGCTTATTATGAAAAAGCCAAAGAGGCGTATCTAGAAATTTTTCGTCGGTTGGGCTTGGATGCGATTGTTGTTGAGGCGTCGGGCGGAACTTTTTCAAAATATTCGCACGAGTTTCAAGTTTTGACGGAAAGCGGAGAAGATGTAATTTTTTATTGTGAAAAATGCCGCTATGCGCAAAACAAGGAAATTGCCGAATATAAAGCTGGCGATAAATGCCCAAAGTGCGGCGGAAAAATATTGGAGGGAAAAGCGATTGAGGTGGGAAATATTTTTAAATTAAAAACAAAATTTTCTGAAGCTTTTGATTTAAATTTTTTAGATAAAGAGGGAAAGAAAAAATTGGCCGTGATGGGTTGCTATGGAATCGGGCCGAGCCGTGTGATGGGAGCGATTGCGGAAGTGAGTCATGACGAAAAAGGAATTATTTGGCCGCCTGAAGCCGCGCCGTTTGATGTGCATCTAGTCGCGCTTTTTGGCAAAGATGAAGGGAAAAATAAGAAAATCAAAAATGAATCAGAAAAGCTTTTGGAATCTTTACAAAAAGCCTGTTTTGAAGTATTATATGATGACCGAGAAGAGGCCAGTTCGGGCGTTAAATTAGCAGAAAGTGATTTGTTTGGCATTCCGTTTCGCCTTGTAATCAGTGAAAAAACATTGGATAAAAGCAGCGTGGAAGTTAAGAAAAGAAGTGAGCAGGAGGTGGAATTAGTGAAATTAAATAAAGTTGAAAAATTTTTGAAAAAATAA
- a CDS encoding rod shape-determining protein produces the protein MFNNLLGRFSRDLGIDLGTANTKVFVKDKGIVINEPSVVAINNKTGQILAIGEDAKKMLGKTPPHIIASRPIVDGIISDFEVTEKMLKYFIDKVHQEGFTILPRPRVAIGIPLDITEVERKAVEDAALSAGAREVFLIEKAMAAAIGARLPISDAVGNIIIDIGEGTTEIAVIALSGVVTWKTLRVAGEEMNKSIIQYARDVFNLLLGEKIAEDIKIKIGSASEIKEPLTMEMRGRDLLTGLPKSVTVNDVQIREALGRSVKQIIDGVKATLEVTPPELLADIFERGMVLTGGGALLRGIDQAITKATEIPVRVADDPLTATVRGTGLLLENIPLLKEIAVPSTQEEEKRR, from the coding sequence ATGTTTAATAATTTACTGGGTCGATTTTCAAGAGATCTGGGAATTGATCTTGGCACAGCCAATACAAAAGTATTTGTAAAAGACAAGGGTATTGTAATCAACGAACCCTCGGTTGTTGCTATAAATAATAAAACCGGACAGATTTTGGCGATCGGTGAAGATGCCAAAAAAATGCTTGGAAAAACTCCGCCGCATATTATCGCTTCCCGGCCGATAGTTGACGGTATTATTTCAGATTTTGAAGTGACGGAAAAAATGTTGAAATATTTTATTGATAAAGTTCACCAGGAAGGTTTTACAATTTTACCAAGACCCAGGGTTGCTATCGGAATTCCCCTTGACATTACTGAAGTTGAAAGAAAAGCCGTGGAAGACGCGGCGTTATCGGCCGGCGCCCGCGAAGTCTTTTTGATTGAAAAAGCAATGGCGGCGGCGATCGGAGCGAGGCTGCCCATTTCTGATGCGGTTGGCAATATAATTATTGATATAGGGGAAGGGACTACGGAAATTGCCGTCATCGCGCTTTCAGGAGTTGTCACCTGGAAAACTTTGCGCGTGGCCGGAGAAGAGATGAATAAAAGTATTATTCAGTACGCCCGCGACGTTTTCAACTTACTTTTGGGAGAAAAAATCGCGGAAGATATAAAAATAAAAATCGGCTCGGCTTCAGAAATTAAAGAGCCTCTCACAATGGAAATGCGTGGCAGAGATCTCCTAACCGGTCTTCCGAAATCAGTGACAGTAAATGATGTTCAAATTCGCGAGGCGCTTGGTCGTTCCGTAAAACAAATTATTGATGGGGTTAAAGCGACTCTTGAAGTAACGCCGCCAGAACTTTTGGCAGATATTTTTGAAAGAGGAATGGTTTTAACGGGCGGGGGAGCGTTGCTTCGAGGAATTGATCAAGCAATAACAAAGGCCACAGAAATTCCCGTTAGAGTTGCCGATGACCCCTTGACCGCGACCGTTCGAGGAACCGGATTGCTTTTGGAAAATATTCCGTTACTTAAAGAAATTGCTGTTCCATCAACTCAAGAAGAAGAAAAGAGAAGATAG
- the mreC gene encoding rod shape-determining protein MreC, producing MMIFHYSGIIFPVENFAIRILSPVGGGFYNFGQKIQSFFKPEISATDYEKLLAERDQLIAEKAELLTLQRENEELRSSLNFQKEKPYDSLMANVIGRDPNFSNYFILNKGSKDGVLVNLPVVSPEGILVGKILKVEDKLSIMLIPTDTNFQTAAAILGETKNSTSGLVHGEKGLGIKMEFIPQEEEISRDDIVVTSGLELNMPKGLVIGRIAEAKRESRDIFGEATISPLAVYENLDAVMVLLPSKE from the coding sequence ATGATGATTTTCCATTATAGCGGAATTATTTTTCCCGTGGAAAATTTTGCCATTAGAATTTTAAGTCCGGTGGGCGGGGGATTTTATAATTTTGGCCAAAAAATTCAGTCATTTTTTAAGCCGGAGATATCTGCCACCGATTATGAAAAATTATTAGCGGAGAGAGATCAATTAATCGCCGAAAAAGCGGAATTGTTGACGCTCCAAAGAGAAAATGAAGAGCTTAGGTCATCTTTAAATTTTCAAAAAGAGAAACCATACGATTCCTTAATGGCAAATGTTATCGGTCGCGATCCAAATTTTTCTAATTATTTTATTTTAAATAAAGGGTCAAAGGACGGCGTTCTCGTTAATTTGCCAGTTGTTTCTCCGGAAGGAATATTGGTTGGAAAAATTTTAAAAGTTGAAGACAAACTTTCCATAATGCTGATCCCAACCGATACTAATTTTCAAACAGCCGCCGCGATTTTAGGCGAAACCAAAAACAGCACAAGCGGTCTGGTGCATGGGGAGAAGGGGTTGGGCATTAAAATGGAGTTTATCCCTCAGGAAGAAGAAATTTCTCGCGATGATATTGTGGTAACTTCCGGCTTGGAACTTAATATGCCGAAGGGTTTGGTAATCGGCCGGATAGCCGAGGCTAAAAGAGAATCAAGGGATATTTTTGGAGAAGCGACAATTAGTCCGCTCGCGGTTTATGAAAATTTGGACGCGGTTATGGTTCTTCTCCCCTCCAAAGAATAA
- the mreD gene encoding rod shape-determining protein MreD: protein MKKFERFRHLLKIIGKAAAISLLVLFQASFIAALPWPFNYFNFVLSVLIFIAVIFNFRQALWFALFSGLILDIFSFSGFGTMAAILILNAIIINFLFRNFFTNRSLYSLIIIGLIGNGIYILSLLIFNFLFFIFGAADNLEKFFSRENIFGLGWQVVFGVLFLAILFLLFNFLSKKLKSVFLDAG from the coding sequence ATGAAAAAATTTGAACGTTTTAGGCATTTATTAAAAATTATTGGTAAAGCTGCGGCGATAAGTTTATTAGTTTTGTTTCAAGCCAGTTTTATTGCTGCCCTGCCTTGGCCGTTTAATTATTTTAATTTTGTTCTCTCGGTTTTAATTTTTATCGCAGTAATTTTTAACTTTCGTCAAGCCCTTTGGTTTGCCCTTTTTTCAGGTTTAATTCTTGACATTTTTTCTTTTTCTGGTTTTGGAACAATGGCGGCAATATTAATTTTGAACGCGATAATCATAAATTTTCTTTTTAGAAATTTTTTTACCAATCGTTCATTGTATTCTCTAATTATAATAGGGCTTATAGGTAACGGAATTTATATTTTGTCGTTATTAATTTTTAATTTTTTATTTTTTATTTTTGGGGCGGCGGATAATCTTGAGAAGTTTTTTAGTCGAGAAAACATTTTTGGGCTCGGTTGGCAAGTAGTTTTTGGAGTTTTATTTTTAGCTATTTTATTTTTATTATTTAATTTTTTAAGTAAAAAGTTAAAATCGGTTTTTCTTGACGCGGGGTAA
- the mrdA gene encoding penicillin-binding protein 2 — MNIFKKNNLRSNDPFAIHEIPERDFRLNEDRNLDWVEESFEVGSSVEIEADKSGNGRGIRKEFLGLALNQKRLAVFLIFIFGILGILFGRTAYLQIVRGAHYRQIAEGNRIRTIYTAAERGIIYDCNSTVLVKNVPTFSLYLIPTDFPKDNEARTGAIENLANVIKIQPKEIEEKLGGASSYSYSPIMLRENIEYEEAIRLKIESSFLSGIDLKLESRREYLNGENFATESLSHILGYVGKVNQDDLEKYDDYNSTDFIGKTGLELFYENLLRGQNGKRQVEVDALGKEKSVIAKEDPVRGKNITLTLDIEVQKKMEEIIEKHLAATKKSRAAAIVIDPQNGKILSMVSLPAFDNNLFAKGISSKDYEALINNPNHPFLNRAVMGEYPSGSTIKPVIAAAALEEGIINKNTSFLSTGGLRISSWFFPDWLGGGHGLTNVTKAIADSVNTFFYIIGGGYDKFEGLGVARIVEYAKLFGFGESLGIDLPNESEGFLPSEEWKEKTKGEQWYIGDTYHLAIGQGDLLVTPLQIAASTTVFANGGALYRPHFLEAIETEKVPAENYLIRENFISKENIEIVRGGMRQTVTSGSAKKMLDLPVTSAGKTGTAQWSTTKSPHAWFTAFAPFNNPEISVTVLVEEGEEGSRVALDIAREFMMWYFTK; from the coding sequence ATGAATATTTTTAAAAAAAATAATTTACGATCTAACGATCCCTTCGCCATCCACGAAATTCCCGAGAGAGATTTTCGTTTGAATGAGGATAGAAATTTAGATTGGGTTGAAGAAAGTTTCGAGGTTGGTAGTTCGGTTGAAATAGAAGCGGATAAAAGCGGGAATGGGCGAGGAATTAGAAAAGAATTTTTGGGGTTAGCTCTGAATCAAAAGAGACTAGCCGTTTTTTTAATTTTTATTTTTGGAATTCTTGGGATTTTATTTGGCAGAACCGCGTATCTCCAGATTGTTAGAGGTGCGCATTACAGGCAAATAGCGGAAGGTAATCGCATTAGAACAATTTACACGGCTGCTGAACGAGGAATTATTTATGATTGCAACTCAACAGTGCTTGTAAAAAACGTGCCTACCTTTTCGCTTTATTTAATTCCAACAGATTTTCCGAAAGATAATGAGGCGAGAACTGGTGCCATAGAAAATTTAGCAAACGTGATAAAAATTCAGCCGAAAGAGATAGAAGAAAAATTAGGGGGAGCATCTTCATATTCGTATTCACCGATAATGCTTCGAGAAAATATTGAGTATGAAGAAGCCATCCGTCTTAAAATAGAAAGTTCATTTCTGTCGGGCATTGATTTGAAATTAGAAAGTCGCCGCGAATATTTAAATGGAGAAAATTTTGCCACAGAAAGTTTGTCTCATATTTTAGGTTATGTTGGCAAGGTTAATCAGGATGACCTTGAGAAATACGATGATTACAATTCAACTGATTTTATAGGGAAAACCGGGTTGGAATTATTTTATGAAAATTTACTTCGTGGCCAAAATGGCAAAAGACAAGTGGAAGTTGACGCTTTGGGAAAAGAAAAAAGCGTGATCGCCAAGGAAGATCCGGTGCGCGGTAAAAATATTACGTTAACTCTTGACATTGAAGTGCAGAAAAAGATGGAGGAAATAATAGAAAAACATCTCGCCGCCACAAAAAAATCTCGGGCTGCGGCGATAGTGATCGATCCCCAAAACGGAAAAATATTATCAATGGTAAGTTTGCCAGCCTTTGATAACAATCTTTTTGCCAAAGGTATTTCTTCAAAAGATTATGAGGCGCTTATTAATAATCCAAATCATCCATTTCTTAACCGCGCAGTTATGGGCGAGTATCCGTCCGGCTCAACAATAAAACCGGTTATCGCTGCAGCGGCGTTAGAAGAGGGGATTATTAATAAAAACACATCATTTTTAAGCACGGGCGGACTTCGGATTAGCAGTTGGTTTTTTCCGGATTGGTTGGGCGGCGGACATGGCCTGACAAATGTTACAAAAGCTATTGCCGATTCGGTTAATACTTTCTTCTATATTATCGGCGGCGGTTACGACAAGTTTGAAGGATTGGGCGTGGCGAGAATTGTGGAATACGCCAAACTTTTCGGTTTTGGGGAAAGTTTGGGAATAGATTTGCCGAATGAATCGGAAGGATTTTTGCCAAGCGAAGAATGGAAAGAAAAAACAAAAGGAGAGCAGTGGTATATTGGCGATACATATCATTTAGCTATCGGTCAGGGCGACCTTTTGGTTACACCACTCCAGATCGCCGCCTCTACAACTGTTTTCGCGAATGGCGGCGCGCTTTATCGCCCGCATTTTCTGGAGGCAATTGAAACAGAGAAAGTTCCTGCGGAAAATTATTTGATTAGGGAAAATTTTATCAGTAAAGAAAATATTGAGATAGTTCGCGGGGGAATGAGACAAACGGTTACTTCCGGCAGTGCGAAAAAAATGCTTGATTTGCCCGTGACTTCTGCCGGCAAAACGGGTACGGCGCAATGGAGCACGACAAAATCTCCGCATGCCTGGTTTACAGCTTTTGCCCCTTTCAATAATCCGGAAATTTCCGTTACCGTGCTTGTCGAGGAAGGGGAAGAGGGGAGCAGAGTTGCGCTTGATATTGCCCGGGAATTTATGATGTGGTATTTTACGAAATGA
- the greA gene encoding transcription elongation factor GreA produces the protein MQDQKVYVSKEGLEKFKQELDDLVNVKRKEIIERIERAKELGDLSENAEYAAAKDEQAFTEGRILELQDMVARAEIINGSGKVDLVRVGSKVKVKSDGTETEYEIVGVAEADPVAGKISNESPLGRSFLGRKIGDKVQIQIPKGTVTYTILEIR, from the coding sequence ATGCAGGATCAAAAAGTTTACGTGTCAAAAGAAGGTTTGGAAAAATTTAAGCAGGAATTAGACGATTTAGTGAACGTGAAAAGGAAAGAAATCATTGAGCGCATTGAAAGAGCAAAAGAACTTGGCGATTTGTCCGAGAACGCCGAGTACGCGGCGGCGAAAGACGAGCAGGCGTTTACTGAGGGTAGAATTCTTGAACTTCAAGACATGGTTGCCCGCGCGGAAATTATAAACGGTTCGGGAAAAGTTGATTTGGTCCGCGTAGGATCAAAAGTAAAAGTGAAAAGCGACGGCACGGAAACGGAATATGAAATTGTTGGGGTGGCCGAGGCAGATCCAGTGGCCGGAAAAATTTCTAATGAATCACCACTTGGTAGGTCATTTTTGGGTCGGAAAATTGGGGATAAGGTTCAAATTCAGATACCAAAAGGGACGGTTACATATACGATTTTGGAAATCAGGTAA